The Candidatus Scalindua japonica genome has a segment encoding these proteins:
- a CDS encoding type II toxin-antitoxin system VapB family antitoxin gives MMRTTLDLPEELVQEAMEVAHVKTKTNVIILALTELIRKSKISDLKKFKGKVDLNIDLDLLRGR, from the coding sequence ATGATGAGAACCACGCTTGATTTACCGGAAGAATTAGTTCAGGAAGCAATGGAAGTTGCTCATGTTAAGACAAAGACAAATGTAATTATCCTTGCACTCACAGAATTGATCAGGAAGTCAAAAATTTCTGATCTGAAGAAATTCAAAGGAAAAGTTGATCTGAATATTGATCTGGATCTGCTCAGGGGGCGTTAA
- the folK gene encoding 2-amino-4-hydroxy-6-hydroxymethyldihydropteridine diphosphokinase produces the protein MGNNVDEVFIGVGSNIDPERNIPDALACLSKHVCVRGISVFYRTTPLLRPDQDDFLNGVWRISTSIPPEELKFRVLRTIEKELHRNRESDRYAPRTIDLDLLLFGDLVIHDENVVIPDPDIYKREFIAIPLSELNPDLILPDTKIPLTEILSKLSKENMIPEMTFTENLRRVVNV, from the coding sequence ATGGGCAATAATGTGGATGAAGTATTTATAGGTGTTGGCAGCAATATAGATCCGGAACGGAATATACCCGATGCACTTGCATGCTTAAGTAAACATGTATGTGTAAGAGGGATTTCCGTTTTTTATAGGACCACGCCGCTGTTAAGGCCGGATCAGGATGATTTTTTAAATGGTGTGTGGAGGATAAGTACTTCAATTCCTCCAGAGGAACTGAAATTCCGCGTGCTGAGGACGATAGAAAAGGAGTTGCATCGTAACAGAGAATCTGATAGATACGCGCCAAGAACAATAGATCTGGACCTGCTGCTTTTTGGAGACCTTGTAATACATGATGAAAATGTTGTCATACCGGACCCTGATATTTACAAGCGTGAATTTATTGCCATTCCACTCTCTGAATTAAACCCGGATTTGATTTTACCGGATACAAAAATTCCGCTTACTGAAATATTGAGCAAACTATCAAAAGAAAATATGATACCGGAGATGACATTTACTGAAAACCTGAGAAGGGTGGTTAACGTATGA
- the folB gene encoding dihydroneopterin aldolase: protein MNEVSEYNDKIHIRDLALRCIIGINPEERTEKQDVIINVVLFTDTRIAGQTDSLGDSVDYKTVKKTILALVECSEFLLIERLAEEIAKVCLDNLRVQKVNVTVDKPGALRYTRSVAVEIMRTRKCYGQ, encoded by the coding sequence ATGAATGAGGTCTCAGAGTACAATGATAAGATTCATATCCGTGACCTTGCATTGCGCTGTATAATTGGTATTAATCCTGAAGAACGGACAGAGAAGCAGGACGTTATTATCAACGTTGTTTTGTTCACTGATACCAGGATAGCAGGACAGACAGATAGCCTTGGAGATTCGGTTGATTATAAAACGGTAAAAAAAACCATCCTGGCTCTGGTAGAATGCTCGGAGTTTTTATTGATTGAAAGACTTGCTGAAGAGATTGCAAAAGTTTGCCTTGATAATTTGAGAGTACAAAAAGTAAATGTTACTGTTGATAAGCCCGGTGCTTTAAGATATACCCGTTCTGTAGCAGTTGAAATTATGCGTACCAGAAAATGCTATGGGCAATAA
- a CDS encoding SDR family oxidoreductase — protein sequence MNINNNELKGKTALVTGAAKRIGKEIARVLAQNHVNVIVHYCFSSDDDVEEALTDIKVPGVEIWKFKSDFSNIDNVDIFFEEIRNMIGTVDILINNASIFSSSKLSTLSIKELSNTLTVNSIAPFRLSQHMAKQKHDGCIINILDSRVKRYDLGHAAYQISKNMLYHMTEMMAVEFAPQLRVNGIAPGIILPPDGKDESYIRKLSHRNLFNRSGKQSEITDAVLFLLTNTFVTGEVLFIDGGQNLKGELYE from the coding sequence CTGAATATAAATAATAATGAGTTAAAGGGAAAAACAGCTCTTGTTACCGGTGCTGCAAAACGTATTGGCAAAGAAATTGCCCGCGTATTGGCCCAAAACCATGTAAATGTTATTGTGCATTATTGTTTTTCCAGTGACGATGATGTAGAGGAAGCCCTGACAGATATCAAAGTACCCGGTGTCGAGATCTGGAAATTTAAGTCTGATTTTTCCAATATTGATAATGTTGATATTTTTTTTGAAGAGATACGGAATATGATAGGCACTGTTGACATTCTGATTAATAATGCGTCAATATTCTCTTCTTCAAAGCTTTCAACACTTTCGATAAAAGAGTTGAGCAATACATTGACGGTAAACTCAATAGCACCGTTCAGGCTTTCACAGCATATGGCAAAACAGAAACATGACGGATGCATCATTAATATATTAGACAGCCGTGTAAAACGATATGATCTGGGCCATGCTGCCTATCAAATAAGCAAGAATATGTTGTACCATATGACTGAAATGATGGCGGTGGAGTTTGCACCTCAACTTCGGGTTAACGGTATTGCTCCCGGTATAATTTTACCTCCGGACGGAAAGGACGAATCATATATCCGGAAACTAAGCCATAGAAACCTGTTTAATCGTTCCGGTAAACAGTCTGAGATAACTGATGCCGTACTTTTTCTTTTAACAAATACGTTTGTTACAGGGGAAGTCCTGTTTATAGACGGTGGCCAGAATCTCAAAGGAGAGTTATATGAATGA
- a CDS encoding pseudouridine synthase — MFHKPKGAIVTLSDENSRKTVYDILPRFILEDRWIPVGRLDRDSRGLLLFTREGGLSDLLTKPGKFSKFYEVWIRGRITNEQLQQTLDGVKTPIGMLRFKGIKTSGYAGPRTRLIVELSEGKNRHIRRVFGALQDQQFHNSLKVLDLKRTQIGTVKLDIPSSQWRFLTHEEENALINGTTLSRRKGRKGRKTNR; from the coding sequence ATGTTTCACAAACCGAAAGGAGCGATTGTTACGCTATCCGATGAAAACAGTCGAAAAACAGTGTATGATATTCTGCCCAGATTTATACTTGAAGACAGGTGGATACCTGTAGGCCGTCTGGATAGAGATTCGAGAGGTTTGTTACTTTTTACTCGTGAAGGTGGATTGAGTGATCTTCTGACAAAACCAGGAAAATTTTCAAAGTTTTATGAGGTGTGGATTCGTGGACGAATCACAAATGAACAACTTCAACAGACACTGGATGGTGTTAAAACTCCAATAGGTATGTTGAGATTCAAGGGAATAAAGACTTCAGGATATGCAGGTCCCAGGACCCGGTTGATAGTAGAGTTGTCAGAAGGGAAGAACCGGCATATTCGACGTGTTTTCGGAGCTCTTCAAGACCAGCAATTCCATAATTCTCTGAAGGTGCTTGATTTGAAGCGGACACAGATAGGTACTGTCAAGCTTGATATACCATCATCTCAGTGGCGGTTCCTTACACATGAAGAGGAGAATGCTCTAATAAATGGTACAACCCTGTCAAGACGAAAAGGACGAAAAGGTCGAAAAACAAATCGCTGA
- a CDS encoding molybdopterin-containing oxidoreductase family protein, with product MIKELRSVCPHDCPDTCGIISYVKDGKLVKVKGDPAHFVTRGFLCRKVMHYPARVYSPDRVLYPLKRVGEKGAGKFERISWDEAVGTVTSRFKDIISRHGAESILPFSGSGTLGLVNGDVAGKRLFNRMGASGLDRTICSKGGRIGYKYTLGASFGADPLAIPQSKLIISWGTNPYYTNIHQIPLIKEAKKRGALHIVINPDKIKSVEIADLFIQPTPGSDAALALGIMNVIINESLYDCDFVEKYTEGFNALSEQVQEYSPENVEAISGVDKETIKEFAAIYADRKPSFIYAGSGMQHHTNGGMMIRTISCLPGLVGAWKYPGGGMFYPTSEAFPIQWNLLEENDLCPGSSRSINMNQLGQVLLSVDPAINGLYVYNSNPAAVLFNQGKVISGLKREDLFTVVHEQLLTDTARYADIVLPATTEFEHMDLHYSYFHLSLQLNEPVIEPLGESRSNLDTFNTLAKSMGYQDRCFDDTSIDIINSALKIDSSYLQGITLERLRSEGAIRLNMPGEFHMPYKDLKFYTPTGKIEFYSDKMKQDGHSPLPVHMPIAEGPLTSPDLYRKYPIYLLTPSAKSFLNSNFANLGNTGREKDKPILELNILDAEKRGIKTGDMVRVFNNRGECVLMASVGDYLREGIAINKGIWWNSLSPGGCNSNQTTPDRLADMGGGSTYNTNLVQIERVKISCSIKEVSIMKEDSVLVKDVVSTVFQMREDFKQSRLIKYMEDESIPASKRLNWLPYFTYFANSFSDINNYILPYEKPADELEEQINSHAATDAEHNSLINRDIRNLQEKLKDFTFADCLEFLWNDNIKKSRLVSYGIANLTQMASNPLVRYCLIRVIEELGNTFFLVSHKCAVGAIESNYFGKVHLEYEPGHLHGCDPEKFESQTLTTEEAETAQYVMQKCYDLFFDMIEEIYERTQENRFDFD from the coding sequence ATGATTAAGGAATTGAGAAGTGTATGCCCACATGATTGTCCTGATACCTGTGGAATAATTTCGTACGTAAAAGACGGTAAATTGGTCAAGGTCAAAGGTGATCCGGCCCATTTTGTAACCAGAGGTTTTCTCTGCAGGAAAGTAATGCACTATCCGGCAAGGGTCTATAGTCCTGACAGAGTTCTCTATCCTCTTAAAAGAGTTGGTGAGAAGGGTGCAGGCAAATTTGAGAGAATATCGTGGGATGAGGCGGTTGGTACAGTCACATCACGGTTTAAGGATATCATAAGCAGACACGGTGCTGAATCGATCCTGCCATTCAGTGGTTCGGGTACATTGGGGCTGGTTAATGGTGATGTTGCCGGCAAACGTCTCTTTAATCGCATGGGTGCTTCAGGTCTGGATAGGACTATATGCTCCAAGGGAGGAAGGATTGGATATAAATATACTTTGGGTGCTTCCTTTGGCGCTGATCCATTAGCCATACCACAATCAAAACTGATAATATCCTGGGGTACAAACCCGTATTATACGAATATTCATCAGATACCATTGATAAAGGAAGCAAAAAAGAGAGGCGCTTTACATATAGTCATCAATCCTGATAAAATCAAGTCTGTTGAAATAGCAGACTTGTTTATTCAACCAACACCCGGGAGTGATGCCGCACTTGCGTTAGGGATAATGAACGTAATTATTAATGAATCTCTGTATGATTGTGATTTTGTTGAAAAATATACGGAGGGCTTTAATGCATTGTCAGAACAGGTACAGGAGTATTCACCGGAAAATGTAGAAGCGATTAGCGGCGTAGATAAAGAAACTATTAAAGAGTTTGCTGCCATCTATGCGGACCGTAAACCATCGTTCATTTATGCGGGATCAGGTATGCAGCATCATACAAACGGTGGCATGATGATACGTACAATCTCCTGCCTTCCCGGTCTGGTCGGGGCGTGGAAATATCCCGGTGGCGGAATGTTTTATCCTACCAGTGAAGCGTTTCCGATCCAGTGGAACTTGCTTGAAGAAAATGATCTCTGTCCCGGCTCTTCCAGATCAATCAATATGAATCAATTGGGACAGGTACTCTTAAGTGTGGATCCCGCAATTAATGGCTTATATGTATACAACTCTAACCCTGCTGCCGTACTCTTTAATCAAGGAAAGGTTATTTCCGGCTTGAAGAGAGAAGATCTGTTTACTGTGGTGCATGAGCAGTTACTTACCGACACCGCGCGTTACGCGGATATTGTGTTGCCTGCCACTACTGAATTTGAGCATATGGACCTACACTACTCATACTTCCATCTATCACTCCAGTTGAATGAACCGGTAATAGAACCATTGGGGGAAAGCAGGTCTAATCTCGATACGTTTAATACATTGGCAAAATCAATGGGTTATCAGGATAGATGCTTTGATGATACTTCGATTGATATAATTAACAGCGCACTGAAAATTGACAGCAGCTATTTACAGGGAATAACGTTAGAGCGTTTACGAAGTGAGGGTGCAATCCGTCTTAATATGCCCGGTGAGTTTCATATGCCATATAAAGATCTTAAATTCTACACACCTACCGGAAAGATAGAGTTTTATTCCGATAAAATGAAACAGGATGGTCATAGCCCTCTGCCTGTTCATATGCCAATTGCAGAAGGGCCTCTAACCTCACCAGACCTGTACAGGAAATATCCGATATATCTCCTCACGCCTTCGGCAAAATCATTTCTGAATTCTAACTTTGCAAATCTCGGTAATACGGGGAGAGAAAAAGATAAGCCAATACTGGAATTAAACATACTGGATGCCGAGAAACGCGGGATAAAAACCGGAGATATGGTCAGGGTTTTTAATAATCGGGGTGAGTGTGTTCTCATGGCTTCTGTAGGAGATTATCTGAGAGAGGGTATTGCAATAAATAAAGGAATCTGGTGGAATAGTTTAAGCCCGGGAGGATGCAACAGTAACCAGACAACACCGGATAGACTGGCAGACATGGGTGGAGGGTCTACATACAATACTAATTTAGTTCAGATAGAAAGAGTGAAGATTTCGTGTTCAATAAAGGAGGTAAGTATAATGAAAGAAGATTCAGTGCTTGTAAAAGACGTTGTTTCAACTGTTTTTCAAATGAGGGAAGATTTCAAACAGAGTCGGCTTATTAAGTATATGGAGGATGAGAGTATTCCTGCTTCTAAAAGGTTGAACTGGCTTCCATACTTTACATATTTTGCCAACTCATTTTCTGACATCAACAACTATATACTTCCTTATGAAAAACCTGCTGATGAATTAGAAGAGCAGATTAACAGCCATGCAGCTACGGATGCTGAGCATAATTCTCTAATTAACAGGGATATACGTAATCTACAGGAGAAGCTTAAGGATTTTACATTTGCCGATTGCCTTGAATTTTTGTGGAATGATAATATAAAAAAAAGCAGGCTGGTTTCCTATGGTATAGCAAATCTTACGCAGATGGCATCAAATCCATTGGTACGGTACTGTCTTATTCGTGTTATAGAAGAGCTGGGTAATACATTCTTTCTTGTTTCACATAAATGTGCGGTCGGGGCAATCGAGAGCAATTACTTCGGTAAAGTACACCTGGAATATGAACCGGGTCACTTGCATGGATGTGATCCTGAGAAGTTTGAGAGCCAGACATTGACGACTGAAGAAGCGGAGACAGCACAATACGTTATGCAGAAATGCTACGACCTTTTCTTTGACATGATAGAAGAGATATATGAAAGAACTCAGGAAAACAGATTTGATTTTGATTAA